From the Deltaproteobacteria bacterium genome, one window contains:
- a CDS encoding DNA modification methylase, whose product MNADLNTDLILERKQMSELNAAPYNPRQITDKQMERLKNSITEFSLVEPIIWNRKTGHIVGGHQRYKVLQSLGIQSTQVVVVDISISKEKALNLALNRIHGDWDLDMLRDVIIDIDTGEFPIELTGFDYDELKELIDYDRQTILTDAEDDAVPEAPETAITEHGDTWILGNHRLYCGDSTDEGLLKAFLEGQMVSMIFTDPPYNVNYEDSFGRKILGDNQKDFRGFLAKVYRNCFANACDNVAAYVCYAEINVLDFLTCAMDAGWDYRNTLIWLKDVQAMNFGHYTWKYEPILYIAKGHPEFYGPKNHPNVFEFPSFNSFAGRKDDKGGKQERALHPNQKPVELVVRTVENSSKRGEIVLDLFGGSGTTLIACEKTGRKARLVELDPIYCDVIITRWENYTGKKAERIHVEKD is encoded by the coding sequence ATGAATGCTGATTTGAACACGGATCTGATTCTCGAAAGAAAGCAGATGTCGGAATTGAACGCCGCCCCGTACAATCCGAGGCAGATCACCGACAAGCAGATGGAGCGTCTCAAGAATTCCATCACGGAATTCTCGCTGGTCGAACCGATCATCTGGAACCGAAAGACCGGCCATATCGTCGGCGGACATCAGCGCTACAAGGTTCTCCAATCTCTCGGCATCCAAAGCACGCAGGTCGTCGTCGTGGATATTTCCATCTCAAAGGAGAAGGCCCTCAATCTCGCATTGAACCGGATCCATGGCGATTGGGATCTCGACATGCTGCGCGACGTGATCATCGATATTGACACGGGGGAATTCCCGATTGAGCTGACCGGCTTCGATTACGATGAGCTCAAGGAATTGATCGACTACGACAGGCAAACAATCCTGACCGATGCCGAGGATGACGCGGTTCCCGAAGCTCCCGAGACGGCCATAACGGAACATGGCGATACCTGGATTCTCGGCAATCATCGCCTTTACTGCGGTGACAGTACAGATGAAGGGTTGCTCAAAGCCTTTCTGGAAGGCCAAATGGTAAGCATGATCTTCACCGACCCGCCGTACAACGTGAACTACGAGGACAGCTTCGGCAGAAAGATTCTGGGAGACAACCAGAAAGACTTCCGGGGATTCCTCGCGAAGGTTTACCGAAACTGTTTCGCCAACGCTTGCGACAACGTTGCCGCCTACGTCTGCTATGCCGAGATCAACGTGCTGGATTTTCTCACCTGCGCCATGGACGCCGGCTGGGATTATCGCAATACGCTGATCTGGTTGAAGGACGTGCAGGCGATGAACTTCGGCCACTACACCTGGAAGTACGAACCGATCCTCTACATCGCCAAGGGGCATCCCGAATTTTACGGTCCCAAGAACCACCCCAATGTTTTCGAGTTTCCGTCATTCAATTCCTTCGCGGGCCGCAAAGATGACAAGGGAGGAAAACAAGAACGCGCGCTTCATCCCAATCAGAAGCCGGTCGAGCTCGTCGTGAGAACCGTCGAGAATTCCTCCAAACGCGGGGAGATCGTGCTCGACCTTTTCGGCGGTTCGGGAACCACACTCATTGCTTGTGAAAAGACCGGCCGCAAGGCGCGTCTGGTAGAATTGGATCCGATCTACTGCGATGTCATCATCACCCGTTGGGAAAACTATACGGGGAAGAAAGCGGAGCGTATCCATGTCGAAAAAGACTGA
- the dcm gene encoding DNA (cytosine-5-)-methyltransferase, whose amino-acid sequence MAYQRFPAGVQESVSQRIRLSLPRMLPETLRGTLSARLPSFPDRFTGAVISNPVFTDMTITFGSLFAGIGGFDLGLERAGMKCLWQVEINDYATGILEKHWPHVARHRDVRDCGRHNLEPVELVCGGFPCQPHSFAGMRKGSDDARDLWGEFTRIIRELEPRWVLAENVPGILSTESGRYFGRVLRDLAALGYDVEWECLPASAVGAPHRRERIWIFATKRMVPDADRLGCQGSLYREVQRFAEMSRQPAGGASHWADGWPVSAPKLCGVADGIPNRIHRLTCLGNAVVPQLVEVIGKAIMKEVNHEC is encoded by the coding sequence TTGGCGTATCAACGGTTTCCGGCAGGCGTTCAGGAGAGCGTTTCGCAAAGGATTCGCTTGTCCCTTCCGCGAATGCTTCCCGAAACCCTTCGGGGAACCCTTTCGGCAAGGCTTCCGTCGTTTCCGGATCGATTCACCGGGGCAGTTATCAGCAATCCCGTATTCACGGACATGACAATCACGTTCGGTTCCTTGTTCGCCGGCATCGGCGGTTTCGATTTGGGCCTGGAAAGGGCCGGCATGAAATGCCTGTGGCAGGTGGAAATCAATGACTATGCGACCGGAATTCTCGAAAAACATTGGCCCCACGTCGCCCGCCACCGGGATGTCAGGGATTGCGGCCGACATAACCTCGAACCCGTCGAACTTGTCTGCGGCGGCTTCCCCTGTCAGCCCCACAGTTTCGCCGGAATGCGGAAAGGCTCCGACGACGCGCGAGACCTTTGGGGGGAATTCACCCGAATTATTCGCGAGCTTGAGCCCCGATGGGTACTGGCTGAAAACGTCCCGGGGATTCTTTCAACTGAATCTGGACGGTACTTCGGACGTGTTCTGCGAGACTTGGCCGCGCTCGGGTACGATGTCGAATGGGAATGCCTACCGGCGTCGGCCGTGGGCGCTCCCCATAGACGGGAGCGAATCTGGATCTTCGCGACCAAGAGAATGGTACCCGACGCCGATCGTCTCGGATGCCAAGGGAGCCTCTACCGAGAGGTTCAAAGGTTCGCCGAAATGTCGCGGCAACCTGCGGGAGGTGCTTCGCACTGGGCCGACGGATGGCCTGTATCCGCACCCAAACTTTGTGGAGTGGCTGATGGGATTCCCAACCGGATTCACCGTCTTACCTGCCTGGGAAACGCGGTCGTCCCGCAACTCGTCGAAGTCATCGGAAAGGCGATCATGAAAGAGGTAAACCATGAATGCTGA